The Candidatus Manganitrophus noduliformans genome includes a window with the following:
- the rsmI gene encoding 16S rRNA (cytidine(1402)-2'-O)-methyltransferase, giving the protein MSGTLYVVSTPIGNLEDITLRALRILKEVAIIAAEDTRHTQKLLSHFDIHTTLTSYHDFNKEEKTPVLLSKMAEGASIAIVSDAGTPTLSDPGFYLIREAIRAGLPVSPIPGPAAALAALAVSGLPPDRFVFEGFLPKKKGARARRLEQLKPDPRTLIFYESPFRIVGLLEEIKTILGDRPVVVAREITKMFEEFIRGTVTEVLEKIGKKTVKGEITLVVGGNREEN; this is encoded by the coding sequence ATGTCGGGAACGCTCTACGTCGTCAGCACCCCGATCGGCAATCTCGAAGACATCACCCTCCGGGCGCTCCGCATCCTGAAAGAGGTCGCGATCATCGCCGCGGAAGATACCCGCCACACCCAAAAGCTCCTCTCCCATTTCGACATTCATACGACGCTCACCAGCTATCACGACTTCAACAAGGAAGAGAAGACGCCGGTCCTCCTCTCCAAAATGGCGGAGGGGGCTTCGATCGCCATCGTCTCCGACGCCGGCACCCCCACCCTCTCCGATCCCGGTTTTTATTTGATTCGCGAAGCGATCCGCGCCGGCCTCCCCGTCAGCCCCATCCCGGGCCCCGCCGCCGCGCTTGCGGCGCTGGCCGTCTCCGGCCTTCCCCCGGACCGATTCGTCTTCGAAGGTTTCTTACCGAAAAAGAAAGGGGCTCGCGCCCGGCGCCTGGAGCAACTCAAGCCCGATCCGCGGACGTTGATCTTCTACGAATCGCCGTTTCGGATCGTCGGGCTGCTCGAAGAAATCAAGACGATCCTTGGCGACCGGCCCGTTGTCGTTGCACGGGAAATCACCAAGATGTTCGAGGAGTTCATTCGGGGGACGGTGACGGAGGTATTGGAGAAGATCGGGAAGAAAACGGTGAAGGGGGAGATTACGCTGGTGGTAGGGGGGAATCGGGAGGAAAATTAA
- a CDS encoding D-sedoheptulose-7-phosphate isomerase, whose product MGISEQSAEIIRRTIQESIQVKEAIVRNMIPEIAQAAAWIVASYGNGGKLVLFGNGGSAGDAQHIAAELVGRFERERRALPAIALTTNSSTLTAIGNDYGYDKIFSRQVEAWVQPADVVIGISTSGNSPNVLEGIAAAKLKGAKTIGLTGEKGGKLASQTDLCLKVSSSNTARIQESHIMIGHLLCLLLEQQIS is encoded by the coding sequence ATGGGAATTTCTGAACAATCGGCTGAGATCATCCGGCGGACGATCCAGGAGAGCATCCAGGTCAAAGAGGCCATCGTCCGGAACATGATCCCGGAGATCGCTCAAGCGGCGGCCTGGATCGTTGCCTCTTATGGAAACGGCGGAAAACTTGTCCTTTTCGGAAACGGCGGAAGCGCCGGGGATGCCCAGCACATCGCCGCGGAGTTGGTCGGACGATTTGAACGGGAACGGCGCGCCCTCCCCGCCATCGCTTTGACGACGAACAGCTCGACCCTCACCGCCATCGGCAACGATTACGGCTACGACAAGATTTTCTCCCGGCAGGTCGAGGCGTGGGTCCAGCCGGCCGATGTCGTCATCGGCATCAGCACCAGTGGGAATTCTCCCAACGTCCTGGAAGGGATCGCCGCCGCCAAATTAAAGGGGGCGAAGACGATCGGGTTGACCGGCGAGAAGGGGGGGAAGCTCGCCTCCCAAACCGATCTTTGTCTTAAAGTTTCCTCATCGAACACCGCCCGGATTCAAGAATCGCACATCATGATCGGCCACCTCCTCTGCTTGCTGCTGGAACAGCAGATCTCCTAA
- a CDS encoding fibronectin type III domain-containing protein, whose product MRNLSKRQNIPRALCLVLLFFFCKTSPAFAGDAILSWTPNTDSDLAGYKVYYGTVSGRYGTPITVGNQTAYTVTGLGLGTYYFVLTAYDVAGNESAFSNEISKTFFDTSAPVSGNTPPEDAQPSDTTPPADVQHFSAVPGDREITLQWINPPDVDFAGVLIRYRTDRYPSDLNDGELLGDFTGEPNQSMSVTHSSLENGVTYYYAAASYDLHENRQSTAHASASPFSLISQIDDGQNQAAAGGGGCVMRFPQEENLPGPAQAAEIPLLLGIFLFMFLKRRFR is encoded by the coding sequence ATGCGAAATCTGTCAAAAAGACAAAACATTCCCCGGGCGCTTTGTCTGGTTCTCTTATTCTTTTTTTGTAAGACCTCTCCCGCTTTTGCAGGCGATGCAATCTTATCCTGGACTCCCAACACAGATTCGGATCTGGCCGGATACAAGGTCTATTACGGAACCGTCTCCGGGCGTTACGGAACACCGATCACGGTCGGCAATCAGACCGCGTACACGGTCACCGGCCTTGGGCTGGGAACCTACTACTTCGTCCTCACCGCCTATGACGTTGCAGGAAACGAGAGTGCTTTTTCGAACGAGATCAGTAAAACGTTTTTTGATACGTCTGCTCCCGTCTCCGGTAACACCCCACCGGAGGATGCTCAACCCTCGGATACGACGCCTCCGGCGGATGTTCAACATTTCTCTGCGGTTCCCGGAGACCGGGAGATCACGCTGCAATGGATCAACCCGCCGGACGTTGATTTCGCGGGGGTTCTCATCCGCTATCGGACCGATCGCTATCCGAGCGACCTGAACGACGGCGAACTTCTCGGAGATTTCACGGGAGAACCCAATCAGAGCATGAGCGTAACTCACTCAAGCCTGGAGAACGGCGTCACCTACTACTATGCCGCCGCTTCCTACGATCTCCATGAGAATCGTCAATCTACCGCCCACGCTTCCGCTTCTCCCTTTTCTTTAATCAGTCAAATCGACGACGGACAAAATCAGGCGGCCGCCGGCGGGGGAGGTTGTGTAATGCGCTTTCCGCAGGAGGAAAATCTTCCCGGCCCCGCGCAAGCGGCCGAAATACCGCTCTTGCTGGGTATTTTCCTCTTCATGTTTCTGAAAAGGAGATTCAGATGA
- the lexA gene encoding transcriptional repressor LexA → MDTITARQQEILTFIQQTVEQKGYPPSLREIAGHFGMVGTRGAFKHVAALIRKGHLRKGQGARALEVISQSQTARAVQSKSAGRAIPILGRVAAGQPILAEENLLGHLTVDPSLVRGREAFLLKVKGESMRDAGILDGDLVLVKRQADADSGEIVVAMVEGEATVKRLIKKKKNLILQPENTDFDPIVITEKDASFQILGKVVSLIRPVV, encoded by the coding sequence ATGGATACCATCACGGCACGGCAACAAGAAATCCTCACCTTCATCCAGCAAACGGTGGAGCAGAAAGGCTACCCCCCTTCCTTGCGTGAAATCGCAGGCCACTTCGGGATGGTGGGGACGCGGGGCGCTTTCAAGCATGTCGCCGCGCTGATTCGCAAAGGACACCTGCGAAAAGGCCAAGGAGCCCGGGCGCTGGAAGTGATCTCGCAATCGCAGACAGCGAGGGCCGTCCAATCAAAGAGCGCCGGCCGGGCGATCCCAATCTTGGGACGGGTCGCCGCCGGGCAGCCGATTCTGGCCGAGGAGAATTTACTCGGACATCTGACGGTCGATCCTTCGCTCGTTCGAGGAAGGGAAGCGTTTCTTCTGAAGGTCAAAGGGGAGAGCATGCGCGACGCGGGAATCTTGGATGGGGATCTGGTCCTGGTCAAGCGGCAGGCCGATGCCGATTCCGGCGAGATCGTCGTCGCGATGGTCGAAGGGGAAGCGACGGTGAAGCGGCTGATCAAGAAAAAGAAAAACCTGATCCTCCAGCCCGAGAACACTGACTTTGATCCGATCGTCATTACCGAGAAAGACGCCTCCTTTCAAATTCTCGGGAAGGTCGTCAGTCTCATTCGGCCGGTCGTTTGA